CCAGCACGCGACAGCCGAGCGTGCGCGCGTACTGGATCGCCAGATGGCCGAGACCccctccggcgccggcgaccacGACCCAGTCGCCGTGGCGGGCTTCCGCGCGCTTGAGGGCGGTGTAGACGGTGAGGCCGCCGCACATCAGGggcgccgcctgcgccgagTCCAGGGAGTCCGGGACCGGCGTGACATaccgcgccgtcgagagGCAGTACTGCTGAAAGGTGCCGGGCGTGAAGTAACCCGACAGCTTGACCTCGGCGCATGATGACTCGCCGCCCTGGAGACAACGGTCTGGCGGGACGATTTCTGTTAGTGCCAAGCTCTCCGGGAAGATGTCGCGCGCGAGGGCTGCGTACCGCAGTTTAGGCACGCATCGGCGGCGTACTTGATGCCTACTCTACTGCCGATTGCGGGTGATGTGACGCCAGCtccaacagcaacaacctCGCCGACTCCTGGGTCCTGCGTCAGTGACTTGCAAGAAGGGAGAAAGGATGCGTGCGTTCCATTCTGTCTGATGTAGATGCCGGCGGCCATCACGACTCAAAATTTCACTGACCTTCGTGACCACCAACTTGTCCTGTGATACCTGCTGTCAGAATCCGGCCTACACGACGGCAATCCTGTGACCTCAGTGACATACCTGTGGGTGTAGGAAAGGGTACTGATGAGAATGCATTCATGCAAAACCCGTAATCAGTATGACAGACCCCGGAGTACTGCCTACAATGGTCAGTGCCTCGATATAAACAACCGAACAGAAACATGAAACATCGTGAGGGACAAACAAGACCCaaggaaagggggaggaaaTGACTCACAGACGAACCAGGACTTCTCCCGGGCCAGGTTTCGGAATCGGGAGTTCCACGACCTCTGTCTTGGTGGTGCCGGGCTCCGTGTACACGACGGCGCGGTTGAAGCTGCTCTCGCCGCCCATGGTGGTCGCCATATAATAGCGATATGTCAACGATTCAAATATTGTCGCCGGGTTGGGGGACATGGCGCTGAACAACATTGGGGGATGCCATTGTCGTTATATTCGTCGGGAAACCGGACACCCGCGGGCACACACGGCGAAACCGGGAGTGAGACAGATGGATGGAACGTGTTGAACTGGACCCCCCTTCACACAATGCCTTCTTTGAACCAGATCGTCGGGATCAAGCTCCAATGTGCCACCTCGCGAAGGGCCGGCAGTGCACCGCACCAACTGCCGAAGCAGAGGACACGAGGGGAGAGGATGGAGTGGGCACCAtctgccatgccatgccatgtcatgccggcgccgagccggCGGGATCAACACCATCATCAGCCAACCATCAACCAACCATCGGCTAGGAAAGCTCGGCTCGGCCTGAAGATATACAGGTATGCATGGCCAACCTTGGAGGGAGGCATTCCCAAAGCCAGCACGAGGCGAGCTAGGTGGCAGGCGCGGCAAGGCGCAGATTGAGGGGGGTCGAGTCAGTGTTTCCCAGCTCAAGAAACACCCAACAACAAGAGTAACggcggaggaagaagccACTGaatggcggaggagggcggaggagggagggggcaaACGGCACGTTGCCGAACCCTTTTCGTCCCGTCTTC
This sequence is a window from Colletotrichum higginsianum IMI 349063 chromosome 8, whole genome shotgun sequence. Protein-coding genes within it:
- a CDS encoding Alcohol dehydrogenase; the encoded protein is MAAGIYIRQNGTHASFLPSCKSLTQDPGVGEVVAVGAGVTSPAIGSRVGIKYAADACLNCEIVPPDRCLQGGESSCAEVKLSGYFTPGTFQQYCLSTARYVTPVPDSLDSAQAAPLMCGGLTVYTALKRAEARHGDWVVVAGAGGGLGHLAIQYARTLGCRVLAMDLGAKEKFCRDLGADEFVDFTTYPTEGGLSAAVKDITGGGARIVLMCSSNKKAYVQAPTWLGFRGKLACLGVPECSSVFIADVDPLLVDELTIFGVKTGNRLEAKECLEIAARGSVKTHFQLRRMRSLTKIFTEMESGAIQGRVVIDLK
- a CDS encoding putative Alcohol dehydrogenase, with amino-acid sequence MGGESSFNRAVVYTEPGTTKTEVVELPIPKPGPGEVLVRLQYSGVCHTDYGFCMNAFSSVPFPTPTGMSLRSQDCRRVGRILTAGITGQVGGHEGQ